The DNA region TATGGGATTGCCAACCCGCAGGGCCAGCCGATGGCGGAACTCTGGATGGGCGCGCATCCGAAAAGCCCCTCCACCGTCTCTGACCGGGGTCATCCGCGGTCGCTGCGAGAGGTGATCGCGGCCGACCCGGTTGCCATGCTGGGTGAAACCGTTGCCCGGCGTTTTGGTGAACTGCCCTTCCTCTTCAAAGTCCTCTCTGCCGACCGGCCCCTCTCCATTCAGGTTCACCCCAGCAAGCCCGCCGCCGAGGCAGGCTTTGCCCGTGAGAATGCGGCCGGGATCCCTTCCGGTGCGGCGGAGCGCAACTATAAAGATCCTAACCACAAGCCGGAGCTGCTTTACGCGCTGACGCCTTTCCAGGCGATGAACGGTTTCCGCACGATCACGGAAATGGTGTCACTTCTGGAGCCGGTCGCGGGTGCCCATCCGCAGATTGCCCATTTTCTGCAGCATCCCGACCTGAAAACCCTGGCGACACTCTTCTCTGCCCTGCTCTCGCTGGAAAGGGAAGCGAAGTCGCGGGCGCTGGACGTCCTGAAATCAGTGCTTGATGTGCAGCAGGGCGAACCCTGGCAGACCGTCCGCGCCATCGCGGCGGACTATCCCGACGACTGCGGCCTGTTCTCACCCTTGCTGCTGAATGTCAGGACGCTGCAGCCAGGCGAAGCGATGTTTCTCTATGCGGAAACGCCGCACGCCTATCTGAAAGGCGTGGCGCTGGAGGTGATGGCCAACTCCGACAATGTTCTGCGCGCCGGGTTAACCCCGAAATATATTGATGTCGCTGAGCTGATGGCCAACCTGAAGTTTGAAGAGAAACCCGCCAGCGCGTTACTGATTGCGCCGACGCAACAGGACCACGCCCTGCGCTTCCCGGTTCCGGTGGAGGATTTTGCCTTCGCCATTCACACGCTCAGCGCCGCGCCGCAATCGCTGGCGCAGCAGAGTGCCGCCGTGCTGTTCTGCATCGAGGGCCAGGCGATGGTGGTCAGAGGCGATGAGCAACTGACGCTGAAACCCGGTGAGTCCTGCTTTGTACCCGCCTGTGAATCACCCGTGTCGGTGGCCGGAACAGGCCGTCTGGCGCGGGTATTTAACGACTTAGGGTGAACCGGCTGACGAAGGGCCGCTTAACTGCTATTATTTCAACCTATTAGCATTTAAACGCCTCCGGGCGTTTTTCTTCGGTCGTCAGGGCAGACCTGCGGCGTAAGCGGACTCAAGGATAAGGACGAATCAGCAATGAAAAAGACCAATGTTGCCGTAGGTGTCATCATCGCACTGGGTGTAATCTGGACTGGCGCGGCATGGTTCACTGGCAAGCAGATTGAAAGCCACCGGGATCAGCTGGTCCAGAATGCCAACGCGCAGCTGAATGCTTATGCCCCCAACAGCCGACTGAAGATCAGCTATCAGGATTACCAGCGCGGCGTGTTCAGCAGCAAAGTGAATCTGGTGATTCAGGCCAGCTCACAGACGGAAGATAATCCGCTGCTCAAGCCCGGCCAGAGCCTGGTGCTGAATGAAACCATCGACCACGGCCCCTTCCCGTTTGCGCAGCTGAAGCATTTCAACCTGATCCCGAGCATGGCGTCGATTCATACCGAACTGGCGAACACCGACGCGGTGAAGAAGCTTTTTGAGCTGACCGGGAATCAATCCCTGATCAACGCGGATACCCGCATTGGCTACAGCGGCGCAACCGATACGGCGCTGCGCATCCTGCCGATTGATTATCAGAACGCGCAGAGCGGCGAACGTCTGGCGACCAATGGCGGAACCTTTAACGTCAGCGCGGACAACAAAGGCGACAAAGTGTCGCTCGACAGCGACGTGGATAGCCTGGCGCTGACCAGCAAAAATGAGATGGGTCAGCCGGTGCTGTTCACCCTGAACGGCCTGAAGCTGAGCGGCAACACCCACCTCAGCCCGGAAGGCGTGCGGATTGGCGACCAGTCGGTAAATATTGAGAAGGTCAATGCCAGCATCAACGGTCAGGACGCCCTGACGCTGCACAACATGAAAGGCACCTCCTCGTTCGATAACAGCGCCGGCAAGATTGGCGGCAATATCGACTATCAGGTGGAAAGCGTTCAGCTGCAGAAGCAGGACTTTGGTCAGGCCGCGCTGAAAATGAAACTGTCGCAGTTTGACGCTCAGGCGGTCAAAGCCTTCTCCGATCGCTATAACGCGCAGATGCAGGCACTGCAGAACCAGCCGGGCCTGGCGGACGATCCGATTCGCTATCAGGCGGGCGTGCATGAAATCCTGATGAACAACCTGCCGATGCTGCTGAAAGGCTCGCCATCCCTCAGCATCGCACCGCTGAGCTGGAAAAACGATAAAGGGGAAAGCACCTTTAACCTGACCGCTAACTTCAACGATCCCTCTCTGGTGAACGGCGAAGCCCAGAGCCTGAGCGCTATGGTGGATCGGGTTCTGAAGTCACTGGACAGCAAGCTGACGATCAACATGCCGATGGCGACCGAGACCATGCACAAAGTGGGTCTGGCCGAGGGCTATCAGGCGGACGACGCACAGAAACTGGCTGACCAGCAGGTGAAAGGTCTGGCGGCGATGGGTCAGATGTTCCGACTGACGCAGCAGCAGGACAACAACATCGTGACCAGCCTGCAGTACACCAATGGCCAGGTCAATATGAACGGCGACAAGATGACGCTGGAGCAGTTCCTGTCCCGCTACATGCTGGGGATGCCGACCAGCGAAGGCATGCCACAGTAACTCGCCTCATCGCATCAGAGCGGCCTTCGGGCCGCTTTTTTTTATCGCTGAACGGCCAGATCAGGCCTTCGGGCGGGGTAATGGGTAATTATGCAGCATCCGGCGGCGCCGTTTGCGCAAATAACTGGCGCTGTTGCGCATGATATTTTTATAATGCTCTGCACGTCACTGACAACTGAGCGAGTGCACCATGATCGATTCCAAAATTCCCCTGACTGATATTCATCGCCACCTCGATGGCAACATCCGTGCACAGACCATCCTTGATTTAGGCCGCCAGTTTAATCTTGACCTGCCCGCTTCCACGCTGGAAACGCTGCGTCCGCACGTCCAGGTGGGCCAGAACGAGCCTGACCTCGTGAGTTTTCTGCAGAAGCTCGACTGGGGCGTAAAAGTGCTGGGCGATCTGGATGCCTGCCGCCGCATCGCCCGCGAGAATATTGAAGATGCCGCCCGCGCCGGTATTCACTACGCTGAGCTCCGTTTTTCCCCCGGTTACATGGCGATGACCCACAACCTGCCCATCGCCGGGGTGGTGGAAGCGGTCATTGACGGCGTGCGCGCCGGTCGTCAGCAGCACGATATCGACGTGCGTCTGATCGGGATCATGAGCCGGACCTTCGGTGAAGAGGCCTGCCTCAACGAGCTGGAGGGATTACTGGCGCATCGGGATCACATCACCGCGGTCGATCTGGCGGGTGATGAGCTGGGCTTCCCCGGCAGCGAATTCCTGAGCCACTTCACGCGGGCGCGCGATGCGGGTTTCCGCGTGACCGTGCATGCGGGCGAAGCTGCCGGTCCGGAGAGCATCTGGCAGGCGATTCGTGAGCTGGGCGCGGAGCGTATCGGTCACGGCGTGAAAGCGATCGAGGATCGGGCGCTGATGGACTTCCTGGCGGAGCATCGCATTGGCATCGAATCCTGCCTGACCTCCAACATCCAGACCAGCACCGTGCCGTCTCTGGCGCAGCATCCGCTGAAGACCTTCCTTGAGCACGGCATTCTGGCGACCATTAACACCGACGACCCGGCGGTTCAGGGCATTGAGCTGGCCCATGAGTATCATCATGCGGCCCCAGCCGCAGGCCTGAGCGCCGCGCAGATCCGTCAGGCGCAGGAAAATGGCCTGACGATCGCCTTCCTCAGCGAGGCCGAGAAAGCGGCCATTCGCGCCCGCGTCCAGTAATCCCGTCGCGCAAAAAAACGGGCCGTTTATCCGGCCCGTTCTGCTTGCTCTCTTATCCGGCGATCAGACGCGCTTCAGCGACATCGTCTGGCGCTTCTCGGCGGATTGCAGACCCAGCTCGATCAGCTCCATCACCTGAATCGCCTCTTCCGCCGTAACCGGGTTATTGCCCCGTCCGGCGATCGCCTCGCGCACTGCCGCATAATAAGCCGGAT from Pantoea deleyi includes:
- the manA gene encoding mannose-6-phosphate isomerase codes for the protein MQKMNNSLQNYAWGSQTALTRLYGIANPQGQPMAELWMGAHPKSPSTVSDRGHPRSLREVIAADPVAMLGETVARRFGELPFLFKVLSADRPLSIQVHPSKPAAEAGFARENAAGIPSGAAERNYKDPNHKPELLYALTPFQAMNGFRTITEMVSLLEPVAGAHPQIAHFLQHPDLKTLATLFSALLSLEREAKSRALDVLKSVLDVQQGEPWQTVRAIAADYPDDCGLFSPLLLNVRTLQPGEAMFLYAETPHAYLKGVALEVMANSDNVLRAGLTPKYIDVAELMANLKFEEKPASALLIAPTQQDHALRFPVPVEDFAFAIHTLSAAPQSLAQQSAAVLFCIEGQAMVVRGDEQLTLKPGESCFVPACESPVSVAGTGRLARVFNDLG
- a CDS encoding YdgA family protein, with the protein product MKKTNVAVGVIIALGVIWTGAAWFTGKQIESHRDQLVQNANAQLNAYAPNSRLKISYQDYQRGVFSSKVNLVIQASSQTEDNPLLKPGQSLVLNETIDHGPFPFAQLKHFNLIPSMASIHTELANTDAVKKLFELTGNQSLINADTRIGYSGATDTALRILPIDYQNAQSGERLATNGGTFNVSADNKGDKVSLDSDVDSLALTSKNEMGQPVLFTLNGLKLSGNTHLSPEGVRIGDQSVNIEKVNASINGQDALTLHNMKGTSSFDNSAGKIGGNIDYQVESVQLQKQDFGQAALKMKLSQFDAQAVKAFSDRYNAQMQALQNQPGLADDPIRYQAGVHEILMNNLPMLLKGSPSLSIAPLSWKNDKGESTFNLTANFNDPSLVNGEAQSLSAMVDRVLKSLDSKLTINMPMATETMHKVGLAEGYQADDAQKLADQQVKGLAAMGQMFRLTQQQDNNIVTSLQYTNGQVNMNGDKMTLEQFLSRYMLGMPTSEGMPQ
- the add gene encoding adenosine deaminase, with protein sequence MIDSKIPLTDIHRHLDGNIRAQTILDLGRQFNLDLPASTLETLRPHVQVGQNEPDLVSFLQKLDWGVKVLGDLDACRRIARENIEDAARAGIHYAELRFSPGYMAMTHNLPIAGVVEAVIDGVRAGRQQHDIDVRLIGIMSRTFGEEACLNELEGLLAHRDHITAVDLAGDELGFPGSEFLSHFTRARDAGFRVTVHAGEAAGPESIWQAIRELGAERIGHGVKAIEDRALMDFLAEHRIGIESCLTSNIQTSTVPSLAQHPLKTFLEHGILATINTDDPAVQGIELAHEYHHAAPAAGLSAAQIRQAQENGLTIAFLSEAEKAAIRARVQ